In the Glycine max cultivar Williams 82 chromosome 19, Glycine_max_v4.0, whole genome shotgun sequence genome, acatggaaacaaatgagTGGCACCACTGCGCATCACGCCACACTACCAACCAAACAAATAGGAGGCAACATCGACAAACAGTTGTTGTGTAAGGCTCCCACAGAAACTGCATACAATAAGACAATTGTTAATTTTACTTAaacatgacattttatttattatttaacgaaTACATAATGATCttcttacctcatgtcgtttcatgatatccaatttgcgacggaaaactattagatcatcattgccaatatgttggtttccacgtcgcaaccacctacaaaaaaaatgaaataattagtgGCGACGCATtacattattgattattttcaaatgatttttttaaaacaactaaCATGTGCCAGTGGTTTATTTTCTAGTAcaggaggagtcctctttggagccaaagtcgtgcagcgttccatgcccacatttggattaagatgcacatacctccgattgatttaattttgtaatcggtggcgctgcacatctctctatataaataagCAAGCACGACAGGTCCCCATGCATACGTGCTGCACTGTTCAAATTCccgtaaaaattgaaggtacctTAGGGAAACTTTACTGCtgcttttatcaacaaataGAACACCTCCTATGAATCTGAGGATCCATGCACGGGTAAATCTTTGTAGATATTCTACGTTACCGTCATGGATATTTATTTCTGAAAATGGTGAGTCAGCCAACTTAATTTACCACACTGCCTTGTAGTTCACCTCCTGTGGTCTGACGCCCAACAATTCTTCACACAATTCGCCCAATCAAGATTAGTCtgaccaattaatggtgccccATCAACAGCAGACCTAATAATACAGAACGTCTTGAAGAGTAATCGTACACTCTCCTCATCTCATGTGAAATGTATGGTctcgggcctccatctttcaataAGGCAGTAATTAATGACAATTTATTTTGAGGTAGCCCATCTTCATTATCCAGTAAAAGCCTGATTGTCGAAGCAGAGGAATAATTTCCTCTGGTATCTCTTCTTGACCTTGATAGATGGGACAGCTCGCGAATATGCAATTTTCTGTCTGTTCCctattccaaacatgttctgaaacatgtttGGTTGCATCCATAAAACGTCTCCTTCTATTGGACCAGACTTAATTTGTATACTTGATGAAGATGACGACGAAGATGCCATCGatactgtaaaaaaatataatcaaaaaattgacaacaaaatttaacataaaaaaattaatttgacttacaaaaaattaattaaaatgtcactaaataacaaatacataaatttgaacaacaaaatactatacaaaattaaaaatctttaaactgaataatattaaattctaacaaaattataaattaaattacataaaaaacataaaatactaactaaaatactatacaataacaaaattaaaaattaaatacatacataaatttaaataaattaccaatttatttttgattaataaaattaaattaaattacatatattacacaaataaattaaaataaattcaaaaaatactatggaaacaaaaatttaaactatatatatatatatataattaaaaacgtatcatatattccaataaaaattaaaaataaataaactaaataatattaaaattctaacaaaattataaattaaattacataaaaaacataaaatacataaaatactaactaaaatactaactaaattactaactaaaatactatacaaataacaaaattaaaaatttaaatacatacataaatttatataaattaccaatttattttccaataaataaaatttaaattatattacacatattacacaaataaatttaaaaaaatccaaaaaatacaatggaaacaaaaatttaaacaatatatataattaacaacGTATCATATAttctaagaaaaattaaaaaaaaataaactaaataatatcaacattctaactaaacctagcatactatatatataacataaacaATATCATACAAATGTaaaaaatctaaaccaaataaaagtaacatatcaattaaaaaaacttaaataaattcctattaacaaattaactacAACGTACgtataacacaaataattttattattttaggatactacttaaaatttaaaattatcacaTAAACTAAACAAACGTACTATATATATACTAACCAAAATCtacacatatataaaacaaataataccatactaatttataaaatctaaacaaaatattattatcaaaaaCTAACCTAAAGCACAATTAATACTAACTTAACATATGTATATTAACCtaactaatattcttaaaataatatttataaattaactaaaactaacctaacatatatatatatatatatatatatataacacagcTAATAACTTACAACTTACAAAAATCTAACCTAAATAACATTAATATCTCAACtacaattaatttaacatatatgtatataacatAAAAGTATATACcaaacaacataaaaataaattaacttaccTCAAATACGTACTAAGACAAAGCAACCAAAAAGTGTAGgccaaagaagaacaaaaacttcacctacaatatataaaaaatttatcaattaatattaatatatcaattatacTTAAACATgtatatcacaaaaaaaaaaaattcagttaaCAGCATACTTACCAATAACACAAACACGtagcaagaaaaaaataatatgggtTCACTGGAAGGAAGCAAACAACAATGGCAAGAGAAGGAAGAAGCAATGCAGTGAAGTGAAGAGTGAAGATTCAAAAACGAAGCAAGGGAGCACCTCCTGCATTGCTTTATAGGCCAGAAATTTTTTTGGAAGCAAACAGCACAGCCAAATCGCCACCATGACTGGCGATTTGGCTTTCTGCTCCTGCTGCTGCAACCTGCAGCACCGTAGCTGCACCGCCCGCCTACCCCCTACGTCTAAACCTCCTGCAAACCCAACCCGCCAGTTTGAATGGCGGTTTCCAAAGCCAACCACGGACTCGCCAGCACAGGTGGCGACTTGAACCTGCAAAGCAACTCGCCACTACGAGTGGCGGTTTTGATGCCACGTGGCTTTGCACAGCAAACTCGCCATTGGCAATGGCTGTTTGCTAAAGAACCCATGCAGTTTACGTAAAAAACAACCCCCCatgtaaattttttcaaaagaaccctATTTgggaaaatactttttaaaagaaCCTCAGATGGGGAAATTTGCCATTATGCAATCAGTACTCATGGGTACTAGTGTTTAGGAAGTTGTAGTCAATTAATATTTGCCTAGGAAGTTGTAGTCAATTAAATTGAACTTGATGGCCTGTGGTTAGTGCTTGGTTTTTTTATCTTGAGGGAATACGAGGTCCTAGTAAATTTTTTGGGAGATGAAAATTATTAAcagtattttcttattttttttttttacctttaggACAACTACATTTAGGAGATAAAATCCCTTTTAactaattatttcttatttttatttaagaaaacgAATATTATACTATAACCCTTTATATGAGAATGGTATAatttatatcttaattaaatttgagCACATAATATTACTAATCTAAAAAAGGAGCAAGTGCATGCAAGCGTGCAGGCTAAAGTTTCTTTGAATACTTTTGgtattattctttaattaaaattagagtcatgcgttaaaaattatattaaaattagagtccttaattttggatttcctatatttatttttccacGCATTTATTAACTTAGATATGTTTGATGAAAATTGAACgcttcatatttttcttaatgtttgattatttttttcaaaattactagAAGAAATAATACTAGTAGGTAGTTGCTATATTATTGGCACAATAAATAGACATGCATTTTGACTTTCATGAATCAATGCATCATATCATTTTTATCTCATCAATAACTACCCTTACATTTagctgaatttaattaaatttcttcctCCAACTATGTAACTCTCAACTATTAAATTGCATTACTCTATTATGAACATGAATAGAGAGAtaacaaattaaatgatttttttgtgcctatatttaattttctggtATCTACTTGTATGTAGCACTAATTCTTATCGTGCTAATTCATAACATAATGAAGAAAAACTTTGGAAAAAGGTTTATAAAGCCTATGACGGTTGTCAACtttaaccgtcttagaaagtacgTTTTTTAAGATGGTTGTTAGctagaatcgtcttagaaagtggACATTCTAAGGCGATTGTTAGCTaacgaccgtcttagaatgttcaCTTTTTAAAACGGTTACAATTAACAATCATCGTAGAAAGTTAGATTTTTCTACGACGATTATAAAACAAccgtcataaaaaattaaactttactaTGACATTGACTATAAAGACGGTTAAAAATTGTCGTTGAATGTATGTTTTAACCATCGTTAAATGTCTTTTCTGTAATAGTGAGGgcaagaataaaataaacaagattaaatacaaatgataactttaaaatttaaatatggtgGGGCTTAGCATGCCTAACTACTCTTgatgaaatattaatatttttctctatttaatatttttctaattttcatcCACATCTATTAAGACACTAAATCCTGATCCCTCACAATGATGAGCTTCATTTATCTATTCGCTCTCTcaaatccctttgcaaagatagaatagtaaattgcatgaaGTATGTAGATGTATGTAGagataaaacaaaatcattttatccctagtaatgaattatttagatGCTCTTTCCTAGTTCTTTAGAAATTAACATTTCCCAATGCATAatccctaaaactaatgcatggatgatcagaccatacaataaaaatgaagagcagaaaagaaataatagaaacaaaaattgcattaataaatagtaaaagaagTTACATTACAAGGGTGTTGGCTACTAGGTTCCTAATAGAGTGGTTTAGCCTCTCGTGGTTACAAGAGACTTTACATTTTATGAACTAATATGGATGAAAGAAGGGATTGAAtgactaaaagaaaataaggGAGGAATGGTTGAAGAATGAGGGTTTCCCCTATTAGAGATGCTCAGGCTTTGGATATCTTCAATATAGAGCTCTTTGAGACTCGGTGTGTTTTTCCCTTCTACTTCCTACTCATTTTATAGGCCTAAGATAGTTTACTTTTCATGCTGACTTTGCGTTGAGCACGCACTCTGGGGCTTAGTGAGAATAACGGTTTAATCACGTGTTTAGCGCGATGTTCGCGCTAAGTACGACCTTGTGCTTTCTTGTGGGTCTTCTTCACGCTAAGCGTGAGTTAGCCACTAAGCGAGCATGCATGTTGAGTTGGTCTTGTGCGCTAAGGGAGCTGTCcaattctttcaatttttttcaaagttttttctttcaatttttgcattaattttcttctaaagcatttgaaatattcttcttttgacttttgctgataaaaaattacaaaaatattaatttcttcattatttcattaaaaacaacaataaagtaaaaaattgtaatcattcttaaccaaaattgactatcaaattaactcaaatttcttaattatcataCATACACCTTATCTTTTGGTTTGAAattctacaatttaacactCTATGTGGCAATTATACTATGAAAGGATATGCACAATTTTAAGGAAGAAGAATGAGAGAACCATTAATACTGTCCActaaaaactcaaaattttagggaccaaataataaatacacaaaataaatttaacagtTAAAATGTCGACTTATTATAGCAAGTCGTTTTTAATGACTATCAATGAACCACATCATATGAGACGGTTCACCCTAGTCCGAGCcatcaaaattaaaagcaaaCAATGTAATGTAAGGATACACTACCTAAAACAAACATACTCAACAAAAATATGGCATTTAtcacaaataaataaagtatatataaacatatcaaCTAAAGTTATTTGTTATACAATAAGACAACTCTGTCATATCATTAGCCACGACTTTTCAATGTGTAAATGATGTTAACAATATGATTAATGCAATAACTTCTCAATGGCGACAAAGAATTGAGAGACCAACCAGATATATCCCTTAATCATGGTAAAATTTACCACCCAATAGGAGCCAAGAGCAACATGTGTATTTGAGAGATTTTGGTCCTGATTATGGAGCACAATGTTCTAGTTAGAGCATaatgaagatttttttaaagaatttcttaaatgaagaaattgattttttattggaATAAACCTATTtgacaagaatttttttttaaaaaataagatatgtaTCTTACATGAGAAATTATATCTTagcaatataaaataatatttatttgatacataataatatcataattaaattataattaactaaaaatagaaaaaaatataaaaatgtgattttttaaagtttttttaaaaaatttagagcaAAATTGTATATAGATTTCATACAATCACACAACACTTTCGGGACCAAACAAATAACTTAAAGAATGTTAATTGGAGATGCTCTTTCGAGCACAACGCGGTTGAAAAGTCATGGCttgaattgtggaattgtgtcaTCGACGTACTGATCTCAATCTATCGATCTATTTAATTATTAGGAAAttcctaaaatatttatttatattaactcattaattatttccttaaaattctcaaaatcaatAACGCAAGGGATCATCTTAACTAACATTCATTATTGTCAATGGTACTATGGCAGCATGTAATGTCTCTTTTTTTGTCTAGATTacaaaattgaatattatttaTCTACCTtagaattaatattaaaaaattaaaaaaaaaaacagattttgaaaggataaaaacaaaaaggaaatataaggGCAAAACCAAGATTTACTCTTatttcaagaacaagaaataataatttcagaatttaaaaataaaataatcaaaataaaagataaaaatcaaacctcaaataataaacaaaatatgaaattcgaatagattttttatgaaatatacaTTGAATGTTTACCTTTGATTCTATTGCagtttttttgtcctttttctACATTGATAGAGAATGAAAAAGtcgttttattttgtttttatagtcATTTCATTTCTGTCAAACCTTATCCTCATAACAAAATTTAGCGGTGCTCGTTTGCGGGTATTGgtgtaaaataaaagaaaaatattatgtggaattaatttaattaatataaattattttaatgaaaaaaaatatataaagattttaaaatagatatatttaaaacttctaattttcaaaatgttaaaaatttatgttaattaataaaaatatgttttaatgaTTATATAACACTCCTATTAGTACATTAagcaaagaaatataaatattaactgaaaatattaaatatttagaaactCCCATTGAGTTTTCAATAatgctaaattttatattaaaaagtgatGCTGgtggaagaaataaaaaatgacctTATTATGCTACAAGAAAAGTTATTTGGATAGCAAAGTATGTGTTAACCAATTGCTACAGCAACAGCAAGAAACTAGTCAGTAACTAACAACCAGCCAGCATTAATTGCAACGTAGTTACCAGAGAATTAATTATCAAtgaattcataatattttagcAAACATTTGTATGTCTGAGGGTTCCTTCAGAGAGTATTAATTTACAGAAAAGCtccatataaatataaatataaatataaatatagggTTGGTTGGTTGTTGCATTTGTttgctaacaaaaattaacaaatctaaaaaatatcatttttcaataaaaaaaaagttttatataatataagttaTTACTACATATTTAAGAAGAGACCCGCTTGGTGATGAGACAGAGGTCAAGTACCTGCATCAATGATCTGAACAGTTAATGCTCAAACTGCGTCCACTTCACAAAGAACCTTCCAAAAACCTTTGTCCAAGGCAAGGTTTAAACCatgaataagaaaatgaaaattttgatcaTAATTTCATACAACATACCCTAAATTCTTTACTACAAGGCTGACACATTAGTGGATTCAACACATTAAATGAGCACCGGTTAACCTATTCGTGAGAGTAAATTATGCTAACATTTcttgaaaattcaaaaaattatacattttataacatttataacAATCTCCCGTAGAAGAAaacaaagtaatattttttcaaacaacTAACGAATTAAGTGTAATATATAAGAggtgttaatataatttttttaaacaattaaggaGGTTAATgtaaggatgaaaaaaaagtaaaaagtagcACGTGTAATTTCACAAAATCACATATGGTGGTAAATGTAATCTactctattttttatgattcaattattaacatttgttcctttatttattttaacatcagtattttttttaagtaaacatCGGTTTCTTAATACTGATactaatgcattttaatttgataCCCTTCTATCTCATAAAATATGCTAAactctatttataaatataaatatatcatttcgtcaaaataaaattataattatatcacGAATATTTTTCTTGTTGCCAATATAATTAGAGTCGGTTTCTGgataaaatctttaaaaaaatttcacaagttttaatttttttagactaattaattataagactAATTTTTGTTTAGGAGCTTAAATGCACTTAAACTCCTCATTCCTCTTCATCAAATATGTGcaagaaaatcaaattcaattctTATCCTATAAACTTATCTTGTCTTATTAATATTGACTTAGAGCCCTAAATTTTAATGTACGTCCTCTTCACCCCTTGCCCTACACTTGACTTTTTCATTCTTTACATATCAATGAATAATCTATTTAAGGACAGCATTATTGCATATCTCTTCAGGCCTTACAATTCACAAACTTAATTAACTCGGATGGATTTTATTCTCAATTACCTAAATGTCACTGCCATTGGATTTGTTTCTCTAATCCTCTTCTGTTTGTTTCTGTATAATCCCCTCAAACTTGCCCAACGTAAAAAAGAGGCTCCTACAGTTTCAGGTGCATGGCCAATACTTGGTCACCTCTTACTATTGAGTAGTTCAAAGGCACCCCATAGAGTTTTGGGTGCTTTGGCTGACAAGTATGGACCCATATTCACCATCAAGCTTGGTGCCAAAAAGGCTTTGGTTATCAGCAACTGGGAAATAGCTAAGGAATGCTTCACCACAAACGACATCGTCGTTTCGTCTCGCCCCAGGCTTGTTGCTGCTGAAAATATGGGCTACAACCATGCCATCTTAGGGTTTTCACCCTATGGTCCTTATTGGCGCGAGCTAAGAAAGATTACAACGTTAGAGATCCTTACATCTCGCAGAGTGGAGCAACTACAGCATGTTCGTGTCTCCGAAGTTCAAAGTTCGATCAAAGAACTCTTTGATGTTTGGCGTAGCAAAAAGAATGAGTCGGGCTACGCGTTGGTGGATCTGAAGCAATGGTTTTCTCGCTTGACATTCAACATGGTTCTTCGAATGGTCGTTGGGAAGCGATATTTTGGTGCTACAactgttgatgatgatgatgttgagaAGGCACAAAGATGTGTAAATGCTATCAAGGATTTCATGCGTTTGTTTGGGGTATTCCCTGTGGCAGATGCTATTCCTTATTTGAGATGCTTTGATTTTGGTGGCCATGAGAAGGCCATGAAAGAAACTGCCAAGGATTTGGATAGTATCATAAGTGAGTGGTTAGAGGAGCACAGACAAAACAGGGCTTTGGATGAAAACGTTGATCGAGTTCAAGACTTCATGGACGTGATGATTTCCTTGCTTGATGGAAAAACAATTGATGGGATCGATGCCGACACCATGATCAAATCCACAGTACTGGTATGCATATGTTCATGCACGTACTTGTTTTAGTTTGTTAGAGACTTTGCTTACGTAGTTATCAACCAGAGaaatgttagttttagtttgtTAGAGACTTTGCTTACATATTTATTACAAAGAGAAATGTTAATGGCactaatttatattctttttaatactGCATGTGATGGGttgatatttttgaaaattacacatttttttgggtcttatttatcatttgataattatttctcttgatttaaatataaaatttatcaaaattaataaacttttataaattttagttaactaTAGAAAAAATGTTCAAAAAGAAAGTGTGCAAAAGAATAGTATTGACATTCCTAGGATTAACAAATTGCAAGTcactcaaatattaaaaattctaaCACGTGTATTTTCATTTAAGACCATTTATTCTTCCGGTGTTTGGGTAGGAAggactataggaactaaaaacgGTTTTTCCAAATTACatgactaaaaaatttaattttgaatttagtgGACCAAAACAGATTTACCTCAAATTTAtagaattaaaaacatattcaaaaACATATTCAAACATTAAACTTTGTACAATATTAATTGATCTTAATTTAAGTctgaattttgaaatttgaatttgaacatactatttcgataaaaaaaaattaatttatttcccttcaatataatacaatatttatttttaataataagaatatttattattcttgtttacaaattttgtttaaatttaaaaatacttatctCTATAATTTTgtcccaaaattaaaaaaaaaatgtgtacttTCGAAAATAGAGAGAAGATACATGAAAAGTACACAGACTagcaaaatcttaaaaatcaaagTATCCTATTTATTTGCCTTGTTTCTTTGTTTACAAAAGTTGAGAGTTTATGAGTTTTATTTGAACTCCTACTTATATATTCTTCTTTCGGATTACGTATTTGATTTGCAGACAGTAATTGTAGGAGGAGCTGACACAACCAGTACCTCTCTTACATGGGCAAtgtgtttgattttaaaaaacccATATGTGTTGGAAAAAGTTAAAGCTGAATTTGACATCCAAGTTGGGAAAGAGAATTGCATAAGCGAGTCTGATATAAGTAAGTTAACATACCTTCAAGCCATGGTCAAAGAAACTTTAAGATTGTACCCTCCAGGTCCTCTCTCGGGACCTCGTGAATTCACTGAGAATTGCACTTTAAGTGGCTACAATATCGAAAAGGGAACTCGCCTAATTACAAATCTTTGGAAGATTCACACAGATCTTAATGTTTGGTCAGATCCATTAGAGTTTAAACCAGAAAGGTTTCTTACCACTCACAAAGACATTGACATTAGGGGTCATCATTTTGAGCTACTACCATTTGGAAGTGGTAGAAGAATTTGTCCTGGAATATCCTTTGGCCTTCGAATGCTTCATTTCCCTCTTGCTAGTTTTTTGCATTCCTTTGAAATATTAAATCCGTCTACTGAACCTCTTGATATGACTGAAAGCTTTGGATTAGTCAACGCTAAAGCCactccacttgagatttttattAAACCACGTTTATCTCCAAGTTGTTATGAAAGCAAGTGATCCTTTGGTAGCTATGTGATCTTGGTGGATTGTCGAATATTAAAGTATATGTGATCCATTTTGGTTAAATTAGATTTGTCTCGAACTATTTTGAAGCTATGTATATGTATTGTCTCTTTCAACTTAACTATCATATGgaataaattattgaaatagtTAACTACTATGTATTAGCTCTTGTGCACTATTGAGATAATTATCAACTAAAATCTGACATGCCAGCTAAATATTCATGAAATGTAAAAGACGGAGGAAGTTCCACACCAAGTGGATCATCTTGTCATTCATGATTATTTTTCATCTCCTATTTCTTCTCAATAATATATCTAGTActttatcctaaaaaaaaaaaaataactcttaCAATTTTTTGTACATATTGTAGCGGGGCTTCAACCAAATTTTGGGAtagccaaaataaaatttaacacatATACCTTTCATATacaatatcatattttatatctaaAGTTTAAGTTGCATATAAgtacaaagttgaaaaaaaaatactttttatcaattacataaaaaagaaaattattcacataattatcacaaataaaaatagatgaaaTCTATAACCATATACTTGAACATGCATGTAAATTATCGTAACTCAAGAAAAACTCagtacataaatatatataatgtaactaaaaacaaatatatatatatatatatatatatatatatatatatatatatatatattattgcatGAAAATTGTGGACATtgaaatggaaataaataacTGACACGGAGGTACATGATGAGCACAGGTTGTGATACAAACACAACCACACCGATACAAACACAATCACACCAACAGAGGATGAAGAAGAGGCAGCAGTTAAAAGGGTGGAAACCACAAAAGAGGGGGCTGCACATTGAAGATAAGCCCAAGAGAAAAGTGAAGAGGCCCACTTACCTTCACGATTTCGTCTGAGGAAACAACCAAAACAGAAGCTTCTGCCAAATCTTCTCCAAATCGCCTTGCTTGGAATTGTTGATCCTGCGGAGCAACTTATTATCAGAATTGGTTATTGTAATATTCCTAGAATGATTCTGTAATAGGAATTCTATAAGAACCTTGTAATAACAAGCAAAAGGCAATAAGAATTTTACGAAACCTTCCCTCACTCTGACGTATTCTGCTTCTCCCTTTTCTCTAGAGGTGCTAGACCTCAAAATCTAGCTTTGAATACTCTGTTGCTAATATTTTTGGTGCTCTCGTTGTCCATACTACCATGACAGACCCTCACTCCCATGACCCTTCCTCCCGTAACCTTGAAGATATCCTCCTCCGCCTGGGGGACACCATGCACACCGTGACCTTGAAATTAGATGAGATTCTACACAGAGTTTCTCCGGTCTCTCCCTCCCCCACACCTCAGCCTTCACCAAACCCGCACCAACCAACCCCTGCACCTGTAACACTACAGAAAATGAAATTCGAGGTTCCGCGGTTCAATGGGACCGAGCCTCTCGGCTGGATCTTCAagattaatcaatattttgagtACCATGGCACACCGAAATGTGGCAGGCTCACCATTGCCTAGTTCTATATGGAGGGACAAGCGCTTGCATGGTTCCAATGGATGACCAACAACGCTCAGTTCACCTCCTGGCCAAGCTTTTTACAAGCATTACAAACCTGTTTCGCTCTGTCGCAATACGAAGACCCAACGGGTTCCCTTTTCAAGCTTACTCAGAAGGGATCAGTGAGTCAATACCTGTCCGAGTTTGAGGACCTGACCAATCAGATTATTGGGCTGTCGCCTCCTTTTATCCTCAGTTGCTTTATCTCTGGGTTGACCCCAGAGATACGCCGCGAGGTTCAGGCCCTTCAGTCCTTGACCTTGGTGCAGGCAGCAGGCTTGGCATGCTTGCAGGAAGAGAAACTTGCGGATGTCCGTCTGTCGCCACGTGCAtgtcctcctccaccacc is a window encoding:
- the LOC100805047 gene encoding cytochrome P450 82A4-like, producing MDFILNYLNVTAIGFVSLILFCLFLYNPLKLAQRKKEAPTVSGAWPILGHLLLLSSSKAPHRVLGALADKYGPIFTIKLGAKKALVISNWEIAKECFTTNDIVVSSRPRLVAAENMGYNHAILGFSPYGPYWRELRKITTLEILTSRRVEQLQHVRVSEVQSSIKELFDVWRSKKNESGYALVDLKQWFSRLTFNMVLRMVVGKRYFGATTVDDDDVEKAQRCVNAIKDFMRLFGVFPVADAIPYLRCFDFGGHEKAMKETAKDLDSIISEWLEEHRQNRALDENVDRVQDFMDVMISLLDGKTIDGIDADTMIKSTVLTVIVGGADTTSTSLTWAMCLILKNPYVLEKVKAEFDIQVGKENCISESDISKLTYLQAMVKETLRLYPPGPLSGPREFTENCTLSGYNIEKGTRLITNLWKIHTDLNVWSDPLEFKPERFLTTHKDIDIRGHHFELLPFGSGRRICPGISFGLRMLHFPLASFLHSFEILNPSTEPLDMTESFGLVNAKATPLEIFIKPRLSPSCYESK